The following is a genomic window from Neodiprion lecontei isolate iyNeoLeco1 chromosome 4, iyNeoLeco1.1, whole genome shotgun sequence.
ttaattaattaatattcttataatatttgatggcaattgtaattatatttcatctgaaatattacaaacttgtcacgtttacaataaattatttcaattcatttttcgtgcaagcacatattcagtagctatgaataatcttatacaatttattatattattaattaattaattaatattcttataatatttgatggcaattgtaattatatttcatctgaaatattacaaacttgtcacgtttacaataaattatttcaattcatttttcgtgcaagcacataatcagtagctatgaataatcttatacaatttattatattattaattaattaattaatattcttataatatttgatggcaattgtaattatatttcatctgaaatattacaaacttgtcacgtttacaataaattatttcaattcatttttcgtgcaagcacatattcagtagctatgaataatcttatacaatttattacattattaatcaattgattaattacattaatccttacacaatatttttgatatgttcccatactaaaaatattcagtactattccaggtattaccccaGGTGGTCGGAGccggacgaggaggaggaccaggtggacgaggaggaggacgaggtggacgaggagcaggcggggtgggtcgtgggagaggacctctcctctcctcagaggaggggagggggaggggcagggaagggggagaggtgggcggggagggggaagggacgggaagggacgggaagggaagggaagggcgaggtgggcggggagggggaagggacggGAGGGAAAGGGAAGGGATGGGGCGAggtgggggagggggagggggaggggggagagggcgggagggcgggagggcgggagggcgggagggagggagggagggcgggagggcgggcgggcgtGTAGGGGGGCGGtactgctctattaactctaacgggcttgcatcgacatccgtcctccactctctccctcccgcccaccctcccgcccgcccgccctccctccctccctcccaccctccctccccgctccctccctccctccctccctccctcccgccctcccccctccccctccccctcccccaccccgcCCCATCCCTTCCCTTTCCCTCCCggcccttccccctccccgcacACCTcgcccttccctgcccctcccccgcccctcctctgaggagaggagaggtcctctcccacgacccaccccgcctgctcctcgtccacctcgtcctcctcctcgtccacctggtcctcctcctcgtccacctcgtcctcctcctcgtccacctggtcctcctcctcgtccacctcgtcctcctcctcgtccacctggtcctcctcctcgtccggCTCCGACCACCtggggtaatacctggaatagtaatgaatatttttagtataggaacatatcaaaaatattgtgtaaggattaatgtaattaatcaattcattaataatgtaataaattgtataagattattcatagctactgaatatgtgcttgcacgaaaaatgaattgaaataatttattgtaaacgtgacaagtttgtaatatttcagatgaaatataattacaattgccatcaaatattataaaagtgttttactcacccagcacaaatcctcgtcctcctcgtcctcctcctcgtccacctccgaccaccgccaaccacctcgagttataccacgaatactaataaatattttcagcatgagaacaaatcaaaaataatgtgtaaggtttgatataatttttttatcgatattatctaccagaaagattatgagaagattgtaaagttacagaaattttattagcgtactgacagctaccgaatttggggttgcgcgaaaaacgaattgaaataatttattgtaaacgtgaagcaggaaccacggagcgctcatcctggaagtcgagaaattttattagcggactgacagctactgaatttcagcttgcgcgaaaaacgaattgaaataatttattgtaaacgtgaaccaggaaccacggagcgctcatcctggaagtcgagaaattttattagcgcaccgacagctactgaatttgggcgtgcgcgaaaaacgaattgaaataatttattgtaaacatgaaccaggaaccacggagcgcttatcctggaagtcgagaaattttattagcgcaccgacagctactgaatttcagcttgcgcgaaaaacgaattgaaataatttattgtaaacgtgaaccaggaaccacggagcgcttatcctggaagtcgagaaattttattagcggactgacagctactgaatttcagcttgcgcgaaaaacgaattgaaataatttattgtaaacgtgaaccaggaaccacggagcgcttatcctggaagtcgagaaattttattagcggactgacagctactgaatttcagcttgcgcgaaaaacgaattgaaataatttattgtaaacgtgaaccaggaaccacggagcgctcatcctggaagtcgagaaattttattagcgcaccgacagctactgaatttgggcgtgcgcgaaaaacgaattgaaataatttattgtaaacatgaaccaggaaccacggagcggttatcctggaagtcgagaaattttattagcggaccgacagctactgaatttcagcttgcgcgaaaaacgaattgaaataatttattgtaaacatgaaccaggaaccacggagcgcttatcctggaagtcgagaaattttattagcgcaccgacagctactgaatttgggcgtgcgcgaaaaacgaattgaaataatttattgtaaacgtgaaccaggaaccacggagcgctcatcctggaagtcgagaaattttattagcgcaccgacagctactgaatttgggcgtgcgcgaaaaacgaattgaaataatttattgtaaacatgaaccaggaaccacggagcggttatcctggaagtcgagaaattttattagcgcaccgacagctactgaatttcagcttgcgcgaaaaacgaattgaaataatttattgtaaacgtgaaccaggaaccacggagcgcttatcctggaagtcgagaaattttattagcggaccgacagctactgaatttcagcttgcgtgaaaaacgaattgaaataatttattgtaaacatgaaccaggaaccacggagcgcttatcctggaagtcgagaaattttattagcgcaccgacagctactgaatttgggcgtgcgcgaaaaacgaattgaaataatttattgtaaacatgaaccaggaaccacggagcggttatcctggaagtcgagaaattttattagcggaccgacagctactgaatttcagcttgcgcgaaaaacgaattgaaataatttattgtaaacatgaaccaggaaccacggagcgcttatcctggaagtcgagaaattttattagcgcaccgacagctactgaatttgggcgtgcgcgaaaaacgaattgaaataatttattgtaaacgtgaaccaggaaccacggagcgcttatcctggaagtcgagaaattttattagcgcaccgacagctactgaatttcagcttgcgcgaaaaacgaattgaaataatttattgtaaacgtgaaccaggaaccacggagcgcttatcctggaagtcgagaaattttattagcggactgacagctactgaatttcagcttgcgcgaaaaacgaattgaaataatttattgtaaacgtgaaccaggaaccacggagcgctcatcctggaagtcgagaaattttattagcgcaccgacagctactgaatttcagcttgcgcgaaaaacgaatcgaaataatttattgtaaacgtgaaccaggaaccacggagcgcttatcctggaagtcgagtttcaccgcgtagcggacccgaagcgcgggatccgggaggttgagaacccggtactcgaagtttgcggagcgcgactctcaaccgtccgctctactgcgcggttgttaccagactgaggaactcggctagccgattttagattggtgacgtcactttccgaacatccgaaaattcaaactttggtttcgaactgtaatactaggtatgatgatgtatgatgtatgatgtatgatgtatgatgtacgatgtatgatgtatgatgtatgatgatatgatatgatgtataatgattctagtgttcacatttcatacaagaaatacacaccttATCtgtcctgccgattccagactcaagcggccaggcccttcgatggtcagccgttgactgaagatatatcctttACTTAACGGGTCAGCcgataacgctgccgttctgcgacagttggatgatgaaaaattttgctcgtatctttcaaatgtgtgttaaaatacactcgaagtgttaagaagcttcgttctttctcttcctatcaccttttcaggtctttaaatcactacgcagcgttaaatactatctcatatacgaagcatccatttcatctcgttcaaaattagcgcatccgtgatgtattacagttactctgaatttttttccatccgaatacttttcgaaaaacaattttgcttctctacccaacgtagatacttcactctCGACTAGCTAGAACAGCGTTTTGGTtatatgcctacgaaaattcaagatcgagagagcaaatgaaaagttgttgaaataattaggaatactaatgttatggaatacatcgagcgcgcgtcgaatagaatcccatttcgaagtgaataattcttctcttttcatataatagctaatctagtaatataggtaaataggatggttggaggtgttcggaaatggtaggacatttcaaaagttaaggCTGACACCCACTGCACCGCGGCGGACCGCGGCGGACCGCGGCGGACCGCGGCGCAGTTACCGTGAGATGCGCCCACTATAGTCGCGTGACCACCCGCCGATACTGTTTCTACGAAATAGagatatttatcaattatctGATGACCACGATTTGTCTCAGTCGTCATGGGCACACAATAAATAATCATGCATATTTGCCACTACTTTTTGATTACTCATTATGGATAGCTCGGATGAAGAAGTGTTtaacacgaaaaaaaattactaacaaTTGTCCAtcataaattcgataaaaaggaaaaaaggattAAAAATCAACCGACAATGCTCATCTTTCGccagaatttttgtttctacctAAACTATTTCGGGTGTGGCTCGttggaaaatcgtaaatttttttattttgaaacaccctattatacatataatatatgtatagtaaaaatgaaataaattttagctCAAAATATACTCTCTCATTTCTTatgcataaaaattaatacgcaaaataaaaaacagtctTCATGAAATCAGCATCATACCCgaacaatgagaaaaaaataaattttttacataaaataatCCGTTGATCATAACTTGTTGTTCTAAAACTCACATTTActtaaatttctttaaaaatgaaGTAATTACTTGCGtaacatttatttaatatCCGTAGGATTTATTTAagatgtaaaaatgaatacatttatttttcgcaaGAACAGCggagagaatgaaaagaatCCTTGTAAACCATAACCATTTACATCAAAGTAACGCAGGTTTCCCTATTTTTATACTTGGGATGAATTTCGGCATCGGTCGGGTGTTCACACTAGACGACGGCGATGCGCGGCGATGCGCGGCGCACCGCCGAAATATTCCCAACCTGGAACTCGCGAAAAATTGCCGCGGTCCGCCGCGGTCCGCCGCCGTCTAGTGTGAACACCTATATGGATAACTGTATGAGCGAAAATTTTGCCGCCGTCCGCCGCCGTCCGCCGCGGTCTAGTCGGCGTCAGCCTTTATACGTACCCTCAAGTGTTCGAGAACAAGTGACTACGAAAACTTGGTGCTTATTGTGATATGTCTAGGAAGAGTTCACAGTttagaaatacaaaaatacaaaaatgaaaacacgGATTCacggattttatttctttattgtACCATCGATTCGAGGAATGCATGGTGTACTTATGTGTACGCATCATTTTCTACGATCAACTGATTCGTAATAAGCCGACGACAACGTGATGTTAACGTTCGACAATAATTGTCGAAATATTGCACTGACATGATATCCTCAGATCTGACAATAACTGCACTTAACTCCGTTACGAATGGGAGTACAAACGATGAATCAATCAAACTCTGGTTAATGAATCTAGTTATAAGTAGTGTATAtccttatacgtataattcCACTGTGCAAGACTTCAATGTTCAGCCTACCAGGCATAAGAAATACCAACTGGGCTGGTGTAGCTCATATGCGAAACGGAGACCGCTGGGGAATATGATACTCCAAGAAGACCTGGACCACCCGCAGACGATCCGGCCTGCGAATAACGGTTCGACGAAGGGTGAGAGTAGGTGGGTGCTGCTCCGTGCGAATAGCTGGAACCTCCTTGTCCTGCATATTCTGACGTAGCGTAATGATAAACAGGTAGAGAATTATGGCTGTAAACGGCTCCCGTTGACTGGCCGTAAACGGGAGTAGGCTGAACATAAGCGGTGGTGGAATGTCCGTAAACAGGCGTCGATTGTTGGTAGGACGAGGATGCCGAGTGTTCGTATCTGTTTCCAGGGTGGTTGTTGTAGCCAGGCGTTGGTGTGTACGTTACGACCTGTTGTTCTTGGGAGCCTTGGCCGTTGTTGTAGTTGCCCGTGGAATATGATCCAGGGTTTGTTACACGGACATCGGTCTTTCCTTGACTCGAGTACTGGCCGGAACTTATCTGCACCGCCTTCTCCTGGCTTGCGCTGAGCTGACCCTGCAGGTTCTCATGACCCCTCAGGATACTTTCCGTCTGGGATGTCGCCCCCTGCGAACTTCCTCCTCCGCCGGAAGGGTAATGCACTTCCTGCGTGCCGTATTGCGTCGTTGATGCACCGTAACCATGCCCCATTGGGTTATGAATATACGAACAATTAACGACAGCAAGGGCACAGGCCAGGACCACGAACtgattggaaaataaaaataataatacgttAGAAATGATTTGTTAATAACGCAGTTGACTGGATTTTGGGCGAAGGAATgataggtataatatttgaCAGACATAGCTGcgactgaaaaattttccgcatgtgaaaaaaaaattaattaagcTTGAAGTTTACGAACGAATCGTGCAGTACGAAGCTTGTACTTCGAGAATTTCGGACCATCTTTGAAAGCGTGTCTACGATTTTATAAATCCAAAATAACTTGATGtgtgtgaatgaaaaaattccgaagCCGGTACGTCGAAAGTCCTTAGTCGGACTCGACGAAATATTGGAAAATAGATAGTTTAGTGTATTTGATTCAATGCGTGTTCAATAATGGTATTGAAAAAGACGTTCgagaaaataagtaaaagtTATCACTGCTGTTATTATAATCTCACACCTTGAAAGCCATTTCGCTACCGTTTGTCGTGCGTTTATTACCGAACCTTTGTTTGCGAATGCTGAAGTTGGGATACGTGGCGTCTTTTATAGGCGCCTCGTCGAAATGGCAAACAATTGTTTGAGAATAATGGAGGGGTGTAATCGTGGCCTCAGGGCATATTTGCCCTACGCTCTGCCCGAGGACTCGAATTCGAGGTTCAATTACTTCGGTTATACCGTATACCGTAGATCGGCAAGGGATCCGATTTCGCACTGACCTTAGCGGCGACGATCCTCTACCCAGAGAACCAGAAACGTTAGCTAGCAGATAATCGAAATTTCACACAACCCTGCCTGTGTAGTTGCGTTCAATTACCATATTGATACGCATACTAGATTACCAGATATTTCTTATTACCAGGTATCCAATAATGAGAATCTCACGGACTGTGGTCAGACGTAGAGATGTGAGCCAAGATGTCGgttcatcgttattattacgACTACAGTTGCTGTTGTgattattgatattatttttgacGTCTGTATTTGAATCCCGTCATCAAAGATCGGTATCCACATGCTCATTCGGTTGAAGGTATCAGATGTATGGGATAGATAATGCTTGCAACTTGAACAGCGAACAGAATACCTTCATCTGTTGCTTAATAATTAATCGATGATACTTTGAAATTGCAATACCCCTATTGTTATTCCATTTGCATGGATTATTGTTATATCAGTTCAAAGATGAGGGGATTTCATCTCGGTGCCAGTCGTTTAGTATGGGTCTCGTTTCGATATGTTTTTTACAGAAAACGGCCAGTTATCCGCAGATAAAAAACGCTTTGCTTTATGTTCCACAATTGTTGTAATTCAacattgtattattttatattcttgAAAAAGAACCCCTCTTCACGAAGGGCATTTACGTTCAGTTgttcaagaaaaaattaaaaaaggtGTTTGAGCAATCGCAACCCTTAAAATTGATCTCAAACCGTTTTGCGCGTTGAACTAACCGAGAATATACTAATCCTTAGAATTTCAGTATCAAAAGTTACGGTTAGGGCATTTAAAATTGTTgcttttattcattattatatgGATCTCACTATCCCAACTGAAGTCATCGTTTTTAAAGTAACATCTACATCTTTGGAGtgtaaataaatgagaaattgGACTATTCGTAGCAAGTacataaaatcaaaataccTTTAAATAATTTACTCATACAGTTGTTTATTGAATATGACGTAATTGTAATTGTGTTGAGTACATTAATTATACCATTATATGCCCCCCATTTTTGGGACCATCAAGAAGTGCGAAAAGCAAAGAAAGATTAGTACACTTTTCCCTATCCCAGTAAGCACTTTTGAAATGTACGTGCCTGATAAGTCTGCGTATACCCaaggtaaaattttcacatgtGAAATATCGTCGCGGTAGGTGAAATAGACTTACTTTCATTgtcgaattttatttaaaatcatttttaaaatgttATCTCCAGGCTACAATGAACAAAAAAGGCAAAACAGTATTATTTTGGAAATAATGCGTCAAAGTTAcgataaaatgagaaaaacgtTTAATATTCTTTTCAGTGATCGAATCCTCGATTATCTTCTCATTCGCAAGTCCATTAAGTACTTCCGGCATATCGTTCGTAAGCTTAATGCATGAAGTGACAACGCGGAAGTGAAACATCATAGATATGATAATAGCTATATGCTTGTACGCAGCGCAGAGGGAGGAACCTGGTTTCATATTCCACAGtaagaaatattattctttaaCTATGTTTACCTCGGTTCGCCTTGTTCCACGTGTCGCCAATCGTGAACATGATACTTATCGTTAGCACCCCAGCGAAAGGAACACCTTGTCGAGCGTCTCGGGTGATTGTACCGCATGTAGATATTCATACATACTGCCACGAATAaatgacgataataataatagttccCACTGGCATTGTCTTGATTATGATAAAGATgataatggaaataaaaattttcaagtttactgCACTACTTCTGATAGGTAGTATTTACTTTATTCGGAAAATATCGCCTCGTTGATTTCAATAAATCTAAACTATGAATATCCGGGAATAGAGCAATAAGATCACAATCTTAACGTTACTTTACTTCAGTTTGTTTAGGCTGATTTTGGTGCAGTATAATTTGTGTACGCGATATCACGTTAGTGCTGCACTTTGttgaagtataaaaaagaaattgatataAATAAGTATATGAACGAATGAACCGTCATGAATATGTCTCGGATAGTGACGAAACATATTCGTTTTGCCCGCAAGGCTTCAGAACAAGTAGGTAGAGCTTAGATTAGGTACTTTTTTCGATCACTGTGTAACGTACATTGATCTCTTCAATGTATGGATATCGGCATGATTCTGTAGCACTGCTTACATCAATTCAGCAAGTCATACACGTTTCATATCAATGGGGCATTGAACCGaagttctcttttttcttcgtaaagtaataattataccACATTAACTTAATTAGCTTGTGATCGATTAGATAATTATGTAACTAGTTAGTATAAATACTAACGAATTCATCATGCTCTTAAACTCTTGACGAGTATAAGACGTTGGTACCTGTGTTGTGTCCGTAAATAATGATTAAAataggtaaataaataatgaattaacgCAGATTGGTATCTGAGGCTGCTGTTACATGGCTTCGCGAAGATACCTCGTCGGGACTATAATTTAGGTCCAACAGCTCTTTTTTGTTTAACCAAAGGCTTAGAATGCGAACCTCGTGTCTATCTCTATAAGTTCCCCTTCCAAAACGTGGGCCCCCTTCTCCGATGAAGTGATTACCCGACAGGGTATAAAACGCTGTAAGAAGCTGTTTGCGGCATTATTTTCGTGCATCAGGCAGGTGGACGGACCTACTTCGTAATTCTGattcagaataattttttaaagcaCAACACTTGAAGTATTCGTTAAATCTAGAAAAAACTGACTAGTTTTCTCCAACGCAGTTGTGCCGATATACTTTTCCCATCTCCGCAGAATCATTTGagtaaagaatataaaaatgttcaataatTTCTGTCATTTGATTCAAGCAGTTCAGAAATACTACTATGATTGGGTCTAATTGTCTTTCCCAAGCTATAGGACGGcgcaatttcatttttacttgaCAAACGGTGTAATAGATGACAGCAGACCAAACGTATCGATAGAATTATTTTAGACAAAGTATGTAACCCGAATTTGTGAACATTGACCAAAATGTTTAGCCAAGTTTTTTGTGTTTAGAGATTACTTAACAACTGATTTGAATAGCAAAAAGTGAATGTGCTCAAAACTTTGTGTCAAGGATTTAAAATTACCTATAAGTAATCTGGGTAGCTTTGCCATTATGTAAATTCATTAGTTGAATAACGAACTTTTCACCATTGAACATTCAATACGATAACCAGCTAAGATTATTGGAAACCTGTCAATCCAAACTCGCGAAAATATGGTTtctgttcaaaaaaaaacaaaacctgtTGACcgaggataatttttttcaaaattaatgcTGTAAGAATAACTGCGGCGCGttctgtttgaaaattgtttagtCTCGCGACAAGACTCGTGTTGTATTAACTCGTTTTTGTATTAACAATGAATTAAATGTACTGCGCAAATATGCGAAATTGGCAATGGGGTAGCTAGCTTCATGAATAATGGGTAAATAGCGtaataacgaataaatatatgtacaaaaaatttcggtaACATTAATTTCTCCTATTCCGTGACCTCACCTCGTGAGTTACAAGGTGAACAAGTATATACAATTACAGTACTTAcaatagaatatatatatatatatatatatctaccaGCAGCATACGCCTTTAAAAGATCTGCAAGTTTTACGTCGCTACATCGCACATCCTATAACCAAGAGTCAATCCTATTTTTCCCTGACATACTTTAATTCCCAAATACAagattatcaattttatacttatttttcttaataaaattattcatattgaAATTGTCAACACGCTGTATCGATAACGCCActgaattttgatttcaacaGTTTTCAGGACGTATACGTTTTTCTTTGAGCTATTACAGCTGTCGAACTCTCCCCTATTTCATTGCTTCGTTTCAAGAAAATTAGTAACTTCGCAATCAGTTTacaaagaaattcaaaataatctGTCACAGGCTTTGGTTACTTGGATCAACGTTTTATCGATAACACTacaaattggaataaaaataggTCAAATCGAAAACGGTACGTTTTCTTCGAGAAGAAAGGGCATGCGTCGGACAACCACTGATGTTTCGTTACAGGTTTCGCATTTGCAATCATTAAAATTGGCGAAATGGTTCAAGCCGGTCGAATAACAATGATGAAATATGTTCATAGCATTCTATTTCAGAATTATTCGGCGCAAAATTGTTCATTTCAGCAAccatatttcatttcatctcattctgaaattttcgagatgTACTCTAAATTGTTCATCCTCCAATTTGTTTTTAGTGCCTTTGCACGTACAGGACtcttattatataaaaataaaatattgcgTGCGTTCTTACAaagattgaaatattatttaaaaaaattgcaaaggtTTAAATATATGCCATACCTAAGTGGAGatcgaataatcaatttgttcCATAATTCAGGCTTGGGATACTCTCTTCAGCTTGAATCAGTATAATATACTCATAGGAATGTAAGTGTAAATGGATCATTCCACCAAGCATCAGTCAGTTTCGAGGGTGAAAATTGTAAGTTATCTGCAATTGAAGTATGATgtcgtatataatatgtagaaGAAGCTTCGTCAATATCAAATATGCTAATGAAATTGTTATAGCAAAAGGTTCGTGCCATTTCTTGATCAACACTCTTTCGTAAAACGAGCCCAATTTT
Proteins encoded in this region:
- the LOC107225251 gene encoding uncharacterized protein LOC107225251, which produces MAFKFVVLACALAVVNCSYIHNPMGHGYGASTTQYGTQEVHYPSGGGGSSQGATSQTESILRGHENLQGQLSASQEKAVQISSGQYSSQGKTDVRVTNPGSYSTGNYNNGQGSQEQQVVTYTPTPGYNNHPGNRYEHSASSSYQQSTPVYGHSTTAYVQPTPVYGQSTGAVYSHNSLPVYHYATSEYAGQGGSSYSHGAAPTYSHPSSNRYSQAGSSAGGPGLLGVSYSPAVSVSHMSYTSPVGISYAW